Genomic DNA from candidate division WOR-3 bacterium:
AATTTTTTAATAACTTCTAAGGGTAAGCTTCGAATTGGCAAGAAGGCATCAGCTAAAACAATATTTTCCTGAATAATTTTTCCGACAAAATTAGCTTTGGCGTATTCTTTTATCTTGGCAATAAAAGTAGTTAGTTTATCATTAGCAATTGTAAAGCCACAGGCTTTCTTATGGCCACCATAAGTGATTAGTAAATCACTATGTGCCTTTAGCATCTCAATAAGGTCAATGCCGTTTATGCCGCGGCACTCGGCAACCCAATCAGTAGTTTTTTTACCAAGAACAATTACCGGTAACTGATACTGGTCTTTAAATTTACCGGCAATATGGCCTAAGGTTTTTAACGATAAGTTTTCATTGTAGATAATAATAATTCCTTCGCTAATCTCGGCAATTTTTTCGGCAAGTTGTAGATTCTCTTTGGCTAAAGCTCGCCAGGCTTGACTTTCAGCTTGAAGTTTATCAAGCCAGCTAAGAATTTCTTCTTCATTTTGCGATTGAAAATACCTACAGGCCTCATTACCGTTAGCTGAGGCAAATAGTGGAACAATCTCATTTATGATTTTATCGGTCGTAACGGCGTTATTGCTATTAAGCTTTTTGACAATAGCTTTTATAATTGGCCTGGAATTTTCGGTGATTAGCTCTAAGCCGTGTTTGGCCAAAATTCGATTTTCATTTATTAAGGGCACCCGGTCGGCAATTGTGCCTAACATTGTCCAAATGAGAAATTCTGGTTTTTTAGTCACAAAGTCTTCGATCGTCCAGCCATAAAAATTACTGTATAGAGCCCAGGCTAATTTGAAGGCAATACCACAGGCCGCTAATTGGTCGAAGGGATACTTGCTATCAATTCTTTTAGGATTGACGTTAGCAATTGCTGGAGGTAAATTATCTAATACCTCGTGGTGGTCAGTTACGATCACATCAACGCTTTGAGCACGAAGCTCTTTAATTTCATTATGATTAGTAATACCACAATCAACCGTAATTATTAACTTGACGCCAGCCACATGGTATTCCAAGGCTTTGGGGATATTTATGCCGTGTGGCTCTTTGCCTTTAGTTGGAATATAATTATAAACAATGCCCCCGAGCTCTTTTATCGTCTCGGTTAAGATGATTACCGAGGTAATCCCGTCTAAATCTTCATGGCCCCAAATTAAAATTGGCGTCTGTAAGTCAATTGATTGCTTAATCCGTTCGACAGCTAATTTTATGTCCGGTAAGGTTTCAAATGGATAAAGCTCAGAAAGTCTTGCTTCTAAAAAACCTTTAATAGTCTCAACAGTCTTATGGCCTCTAAGATAAAGGGTGCGAACAATTTCTTCAGGTAAATCTAACCGTCGAGCTAGTTCTGCGACCCTTTCTTCGCAATCAACTTGTTTAACTGCCCACATAACTAAAAATTATAAATCATTTTGACAGGTTGTCAATAAAATTGGTAGGATCTATTTAATTTAGCGCTTGATTAGTTTCTGGGCTAAACTCCTACTTGGTAAGTTAAGCCTTAAAAGATATACACCAGGCTTGAGATCCTGGGTGCTGATAGTCAAGGTATACTTTCCGGGAGTTCTATACTCAGTAATGGTTTTTACTAACCGACCAGCCGGGGTATATAATTTAAGTAGCACTTCGCCGGCCCGGGATGTGCTATAATGCACATTAATTTGAGAGTTCACAAGATTAGGTGTGATGGTGCAGTTATCAGCAAAAGAGATTAAGTGTTGAGTGGTTTCTTCAATTTGCGCATAAGGTAACGGAATAAAGTGGCAGACCACCGGATTTACGGTGGCTCGGCCTTGATTATACATTTCAAAACCGGCTATCGAGTCAATAAGATATGCGACGACTAAAGTATCGGCAAAGACCCCACCAGCTGCCGGAAACCGCTTAGAGGTCGTGTTGGGAATAGTTATCGGTCTTGGATGATGCCAGGACTGGCCATTATCCGACGATTCAATAAGCCAGATCTCGGCTCGAGCCAGGTTCGTGGCTGGTTCATAATTAAGGGAATCAAATTGTTCCCAGACGATATATAAATAACCGGTAGTTGGCGATTGTACAATTGAAGGTCGCGTAGCAAAAATTGCATTATAGCCGCATGGTGCCGCTAATGTTTCGGGTGCATAGCGATATACTAAGCTCCACGGCGGATTAAAAACTGGGGAGTAATGCCAGATTGCGGCTGGTGCGGTTCGTCCGGTATCAGATACTGAGGCAACAATGTGAAAATTATCCTGATTGTCAAACATAACAAAGAGTGATGATACATGAAAAGACACGCCTGGTGCTGGGGCTGGTAATTGGATCGGCTGGGTCCAATTTATACCGCCGTCATTGGAAAATCGGTAATACACCGGCTCGGGATAAACGCCGTGACAACATTGCCAGGCAATTATTACCTTATCAGACACTTTGGAGGCCGCAAGGGCCTGAGAAGAATAACCGGGGGTGAGAGCAGGACTACAAATATTTATGGGCGTAGTCCAGCTACACCATGGTTGAATGCGCGCATACCAAAGGGTGTCGGTATTATAGCCCAGCATCGCACAATGGATCGCTTGATTACTGCCGACGCTTACTATGCCATCACTGAAACCTTCTGGTCCGGGGCAATACTCAAAAAGTCCAGACCCAATGGCTTGGTCTTTAGCACATGAAATCCGTAAGCTGCCACTAATTGATTGATGGGCTGAAGCCACAGCTACACCGGTTATTGGGTCGTAATCTAAATTACCAAAACCGCTGCGCTGGGGATAAATATTCATACCAGTCGGCCAGCGCCACTGGCGCGTGGTAAAATCGTAATAGTTATAACCTAAATTGCGATCATTCGCGGGATTAAAATTGCTAAAAACCCAACAAACATGAATGCCATTACATACCGCAGCAGTTCGGCAGCGCGTGGGCATTGGGCCACCAACCTGCCAATCATAAGTGGTATAACCAACAATATCCTGACGGCCAATTGCCAATACCCATGAAATAATGATTAATACCATGATAATTGTTTTCTTCATAGACCCTCCTCGTTTTAGTTTCACATAAAATCGGGGGAAATTTTGCACGAATTTCCCTCTTCGTCTATTATAAAAACCTCCGGTATAGGCTGTCAAGACTTTAATGATCGCCCGAATAAAAAAAGGCTTTTAGTAAACAACTGACGGTCCCCCGGACGGTATCGGGTAGGGAAGACGTATACCGGCGCATACTTTAAGGTTTATTAGTTTTAGATAAATGAATCGAGTGCTAGTTCTCTCAGTTCTTGACCTTGTGTCCATAAATAATATATAGATGCCAAAAACTGGCTGCCAGAGAAAAAATTTTAGGCACTGGGGCTTATTGACAAACTGAGATAATTAAAGTAAGCTTAGTTATAATGAGTGATAAAATAATTACTACCGAACCGATCCAAGATACGATCACCGATCAGGCTATACCCATTGAACACAAAAAACCCGAGATAAAGGCGTTAACTAAAAAACCCCAACCTCAAGCATTACCAGTCGCTGATTCCGAGCTGGTCAAAAAAGCCCAAGCTGGTGATAACAACGCATTTACGGAACTGGTCAGAAGATACGAACACAAAGTTTATAATATCGCTTATCGGATGCTCGGTAATGAAGAAGAAGCTAAGGATGCCATGCAGGATGTGTTCATTCGGGTCTACAAATTTTTAAGAAAGTTTCAGAGTAAGTCAAGTTTTTACACTTGGCTTTATCGAATAACAACCAATGTTTGTCTGACCCGACTGAAGAACCGCCAGAAACTCGAATCTAAGACCGAATCCTTAGACGAACCAACCAGGCTTCAAGAGGATGAAGTCGAACGGGAGCTTCCGGACTATCGACAAAATCCTGAGGAGTTATACCTCAGAGAGCGCATGCGCGAGGCGTTACAGATGGCTATTAACGAATTACCCTCGGATTATCGAGCCGTGGTCGTTTTACGAGACCTCCAAGGCTTGTCCAATAAAGAGGTAAGTAAAGCCCTAAAAATCTCAGTGGCTGCGGTGAAGTCTCGACTTCACCGGGGTCGAGTTTTTTTGCGGGAAAAATTAGAAAAATATCTCCAACAATGATTGACTGCTATAACATAAAATATTACTTATTTGAATATATTGACGGGGAGCTAAACCAAGAGCTTCGGGTGGCAATTACTGAGCATCTTTCATTGTGTCCGCATTGCTCCGAACTTCATCAGGCCTATTCTCGACTCATAAGCTTCTGTCAGCATTGCTGTAATCTCGAGGTGCCAAAAGAAATTCACGACGAATTATGGAATTTCCTTGGAAAATTTATCGAACCACCATCGAATCCAAAGTTTCATCATCGTGTGACAAAGCCCAGACATCGCAGTAAAGATCGCTAATTGATTACCGCTTCTTTTTAGATATATTCCCTCACAAGTTAGATTAATGCGGTGCACCCTTTTACTTTTTTTGTAGTCTAAATAAGTGGATATAAGAAGAAAATTTAAACGAAAGGAGGTGAGACTATGACGAGATGGTTAACAACCTGGGAACCCTTAAAAGAGCTTGAAGAGCTCCGACGGGAACTAGATGATTGGTTCTTTGGGTTTACTCGTCCGCAGCGTGGTTTGCGTTCGATGCTTTCTCGAAGCTTCACGCCGGCCGTGGATGTCATCGATAAGAAAGACAAGATTGTGATTAAGGCCGAGGTACCTGGGGTGGATAAGAAGGATATGTCAATCTCGATCACCGACGATGAGGTGACGATCAAGGGCGAAATCAAACGCGAAGAGGAAGTCAATGAGAAAGATTACTATCGCTGCGAGCGCGTTTACGGTTCGTTCTCCCGGACCATTCCGATTCCCACGACCATCGATAAATCCCAGGCCAAAGCCACCTATAAGGATGGCATCTTAGAGATCGTGCTGCCGAAGGCTGAGTCCGAGAAACCCAAAGAACTAAAACTCGAGATCGAATAAGTTCCCGTCAACTAAAAAATGGACATGCGGCACCATGATGGTGCCGCATGTTTTTTATTGACTTTATGAGAATTTACAGTAAAATTGGTTAATGCTTCAAATTGAAAGTCTTCCTCAAAAACCGATTTTTATTGACTGGGCAATTACTACTAATTGTTATTTAACCTGCACGCATTGTCGATATCTGACCCTTAAAGGGAAACGGACTAGATACCCGGAGTTAAATTCCCAAGAAGCCGAGGTTTTGGCCTCAAAAATTGCCGAGTCTTCGCCTCAATGGGTGTTAATCGAAGGTGGCGAACCCCTGTTACGCAAGGATATATTCCAGATCATAAAAGTCTTAAAAGCCAAAAATTTCGCATTACCGGTTTTTATTATTAGCTCCGGTATGGGTTTTACGAAAGCCTTGGCTTCCAATTTAGCCTCAGTAGGCGCTAAGGTTCTGATTAGCGTTGATAGTGTTGATCCGGATATCTATCAGAAGATTCGCCAGGGGGCTGATTTTGTGGAGATGATTAATGCCATATTAATCGCCCAAGAGGAAAAGATTTTAGATTCAATTAATGTTACTTTACAACCAGCCAATGCCCAGCCCCAAGAGATAAATCGACTTGGCCGGTTTTTAGATGCCATGGGAATCAAGAAAGTTAATTTCTTAGGCTTAAAGCCGGTGAGTAGTAATCTTAAGCACCAGCACCTAGTTGCCGAACTTCCTAAATTATTCTCAAGTATTGTTAGCATTCAAAACCGCTATAACCTAGAAGTCTATGTTGACGAGCCGTTTTATAAAGCCTGGTGTCAAAAGAATAAGACTTTCAGCTCACCCAAAGAAACCGCCGGACCGATTGTTGTCGAAGCACGCGCCGGTTGTATTTTTGGAGAATATTTATTTGTGGAACCAGATGGAAAGTTAAAACCGTGCAGCTTTTCACCGGTAACTATTGAAGAACTGGGCTGGGATGAGATAATAAAGATTCAAGATAAGAAAAATCGTCATGGCAAATGCGGTAAATGTAAATATCAAGCGATTTGTGGTGGTTGCCGAGTAAGAAGCTATGTGTTGACTGGCGATTGGTATGCAACTGATCCTTATTGTCCATTATAAAAAATGAAAAAATGATAAAGAACCCAATCAAAAAAATTGTTGGTATTGATCCGGGCACAAAAAGCTTTGATATTTATGGCGTAATATTTGACAATCAAAAAGAAACGCCATTTCTTGATCTGTCAATTCCTAGTGCTGAAGTAGCACAAAATCCCGAGGTGCTCTTAGATCCACTCGTAAAACATCTACCAATAGAAGGAATTATTGGCCCATCAGGTTATGGCTTACCAGTTACCAAGTTAATAGATGCCTGCGATAAAGACTTAGAGCTTATTTTGCCCTTAGAAAAAAAAGATGCCGGTGGCGTTTCCGTCAATGAAGGCATAAAAAAACTTTTCTATAAAATGAAAAAACTGGCTCTACCGGTATATTTTACACCCGGCGTGATCCATCTGCCGACCGTGCCTTATTACCGGAAGCTAAATAGAATGGATTTAGGCACCGCTGATAAACTTTGCATTGCGGTCTTAGCAATTAAGGATCAGATGCAGCGACTAGGACTATCGGCGAAAAAAACTTCGTTTATTCTCCTGGAGATGGGCTATGGATTTACTGCAGCTATTGCGGTAAAAAATGGCCAAGTTATTGATGGTTTAGGTGGTACTTCAGGTTTTCCCGGACATTTAGGATCTGGACATTTAGATGGCGAGTTAGCCATTCGGTTTAATAAAATGCCGCAAAAAATACTCTTCCAGGGTGGTGCCCAATCTTTGCTATCTAGGCCAAATGGCACGCTAAAGGATTTGATAAGCAATAAAGATGCCTTTAGCTTGTTGATTGAAAGTGCCCTAAAGGATATTGCCGTATTACTTATTAGTCACTCGAAACCAAAAGAGATTATACTTTCTGGCCGCCTAGCGCGCGAAAAGCCAATTCGGCAAGCCTTGGTCCGAGCCATTAAACAACACTTCCCCAAACTATCCTTGCGTTATATTACTCGACACGCCAAAGTCGCCAAGGAAGCAGCTGAAGGCGCGGTGGTCTTAGGAGCAGGATTATTAGGTATAAAATATCAAGACATTATTGAGTCTTTACAGATCCACAAAGCATCTGGCACAATGTATGATTATATCAAACTACTTCCCATTAAACCCTAAATGGGCCGAATTTTAGCCATTGATTTTGGCACTAAACGAATTGGCTTAGCAATTTCTGATGAAACCCAGCTTATCGCTACCGGACTTGATAGTATTGTCTATAAAGAAGTCTCAGAGGTTATCACAAAACTGAAAAGCATTATTACTGAAAAAAATGTCGAAAAAATTATTCTGGGTTATCCACTCTCTATGTCCGGTAAGATTACCCGGCTTGGGCTTTTAGTATTAGAGTTTAAGAGCTTAATCGAAAAGAACTTACAAATACCAGTAGAACTACTTGACGAACGTCTAACCACCGAGATCGCTAAGCAAATTCAAGAACGCGTGAAGCGTAAACCAACACCATCTAAGGGTATTCTTGATAAGATATCAGCAATTCTGATTTTACAAGACTACTTACAACGGATACGAAAGCCGTGAGGTTACTAGTTAGTTTATTACTATTATTCCTTAGCACCAAGCCTACGGCTACAAAAACTATCACGATATATCCTAAGGAAACTTGTAGTAGTGTAGCTCGTAAGCTTACTGATGCTGGGGTGATTAGTAATCCTAATGTTTTTATTATTTGGTCCCGAATCTTAGGTTATGATAAGAAAATAAAGCCCGGTCGCTATAGGTTTTCTAGTAATGAAAGAATTCTCAGGGTCCTAAAAGCCTTAAGTGCTGGTGGTGAGCACCGCGTTTTTGTAACCATTCCTGAGGGCTACACGATAAAACAAATTGCTGAGCTATTAGAAAAAGAAGGTATATGTGCGTCTGAGAAATTCTATGAAGCCTGTCATAACCGAGCACTAATCAGCTCCTTAAATATTAAAGCACAATCTCTGGAAGGATATTTGTTTCCGGATAGTTACGATTTTCTTTTCAATTCTGAGCCGGCAGAGATAATAAACCGAATGGTCAAGCGTTTTTTTGAAGTTATAAGAAAAATTACTATACCGAAAAATCCCTATTGGCTTGACAGTGTTGTAAGGATTGCTAGTCTTGTAGAAAAAGAAGCGAAAGTTTTAGAGGAACGTCCCTTGATCGCCTCAGTTTTTTATAATCGGTTACAACGCCGAATGCCTTTACAATCCTGCGCCACCATTCAATATATCCTTCTTTATCCCAAAGATGTTTTGACGATCGAGGATACCAAAATTCCTTCGCCATATAATACCTACTTAAATCCGGGTCTACCGCCAACTGCAATTTGTAATCCTGGTGAAGCCTCCCTCCGGGCGGCTATCTTTCCTAAAAAGACCGATTATTTATACTTTGCAGTTGATAAGGACGGTCGGCATCATTTTAGTAGAACATTTGCTGAACATGAGCGATTTCTCCGAACTAAAAGAAATGCCAATAACCATTGACAACTTCGTCGCGCTAAATTAAGATTATACAGCATGAAACAATTTAAGCCCGAACGAAAAACAACCGTCGGTTTTCAAAGATCTCAAGTGTCTTATTATACCTATCTCCAAAAACTAAAAGCCGGCGTGATTTATCCAGCTTATTTTCTCTTCGGTAGTGAACATCCGGCCAAATACGAGTTTATTGAGGAGCTAAAAAAGGTCGGCAGCTACCAGAAAGTAAGCGAGCTTGCTTGCGCCACATCAGTTAGTGAGGCAAAGTTAAATGAATTCCTGGCTGATTTTTATATGCGATCGCTCTGGGCCGAACGCCGGTTGCTACTGGTAACTGATTTTCAAAATCTTACCACTAGTGCCCAAAAAAAACTATTAGAGCTGGCCAAAACCCTCAACGCCCAAAGCCTAATCACATTAGTAATTGAAAGTAAATATGATAGTGCGGTAAAGGCATTAGTTGAGAAGTATTCAATTGCTGTGCTGAATTTTTATGAAGCTGATGAAACTACTCAGATTCATCAGATTATCAAAATGGCTCGGGATTTAGGATTGACCATGGATTACGATGCGGCTCGAATGTTACTGGAGTTAATCGGTGATAATTATTATAATTTAACGCAAGAGTTAAATAAGATTAAAGTTTATTTAGGTTCTAAGACTAAAGTTACCCAGGATACAATTTTTGCCATCAGCGGGTTATCAAAAGAGAGTAGTATTGAGGATTTTCTTACGGCCTGTTTAACCCGGAAGCTTAAAGAAAGCCTTGTTAATTTCTCAAGACTAAGATTAGACCAGATTCATCCATCGGTTATTATATCGAGTTTAGTGCGTCGGATCTTAGAAGTCCTCTTAGTCAAGCTTTCCAAATCACCGGAATCCTTAAGCTTTAGTAAGAGTCGCCTTAATAAACTTTTAGAATATCAACGCTACTGGGCCACTAATGAACTAACTTGGTTTTTAGACGAGTTATTTAAGATTGACCGGGCTATAAAATCAGGTTATACTAATAGTTATATTTTGTTAGAAGAACTTTTAGTGCGTACAAGCAAAAATTATTGGAGTTTATCATAGCGAGGGATTTATGAACATGGACTTTAGAGAAATTGAGAAGCAAATTCAAAAATTCTGGCAAGAGCGAGGCATTTTTAAGACTAATCCGAATCCTAAAAAAAAGTATTATGTTCTGGTGATGTTTCCCTATCCTTCGGGTGATTTACATATCGGGCATTCACGAAATTATACAATTGGCGATACCGTGATGCGATTTAAGAAACTACGAGGGTATGATGTGCTGCACCCGTTTGGTTGGGATGCCTTTGGACTGCCGGCTGAAAATGCTGCAATTCTACACGGGATTCATCCGGAGAAATGGACCAAAGAGAATATCGCAATCTCGAAAAAGCATTTAATGGATTTGGGGATTGGTTATGACTGGGACAGTGAGGTTACCTCATGTGAACCAGAATATTACCGTTGGAATCAATACTTCTTTATCAAGTTTTATGAGCGGGGACTGGCTTATCGTAAAGAATCTTATGTTAATTGGTGTCCGAACTGTCAGACCGTTTTGGCTAATGAGCAGGTGGTCGATGGGCGGTGTTGGCGGTCAACTTGTAATGCAATAATTGAGAAACGCAAGCTTACCCAGTGGTATTTTAAGATTACCGCTTATGCCCAAGAGCTACTTGATGGCCTTAAAGAACTTACTGGCTGGCCTGAGCCGGTGAAGATTATGCAGGAGAATTGGATTGGCCGCAGTGAAGGCGTTGAGGTCTATTTTAAGTTAGAAGATGGCACACCACTACCAATCTTTACCACGCGGCCGGATACACTTTACGGCGTGACCTTTATGGCGATTGCTCCAGATGCACCATTGGCAGAAACGATTGCCCTGGGCACTCCTTATGAAGAGGAGGTTAAAAAGTTTATCAGCGAAGCCCTAAAAAGGTCCGAGATTGATCGCACCGCCAAAGAGACCCCGAAGCATGGGGTTTTTACCGGACGCTATGCACTTCACCCTTTAACTAACGAAAGAATTCCTATTTTTATTGCGGATTTTGTTTTAGCTTCCTATGGCACTGGCATGATAATGGCGGTACCGGCGCACGATCAACGGGATTTTGAGTTTGCGGTAAAATATCAGATTCCAATTAAGGTGGTAATTAATCCACCGGGCACTAGTCTTGATCCGAAGATGATGACTGAGGCCTATACCGAAGAGGGGATAATGGTTAACTCTGGTGAGTTTAACGGACTTCCCAGCCGCGAGGCACTTACTAAAATTACCGACTATTTAGAAGAAAAGGGGTTAGGTAAACGCACGGTTAATTATCGGCTAAAGGACTGGCTGATCTCTCGACAACGCTACTGGGGAACACCAATTCCGATGATTCATTGCGAACGCTGTGGCATTGTGCCTGTGCCTTATGAGGAGTTGCCAGTCTTATTACCCAAGAATGTTAAAGATTATACGCCAAAGGGCAAGTCAGTTTTAGCCGGGGTGCCTGAGTTTATTAATACTACCTGTCCAAAGTGTCATGGTAAGGCGTTGCGAGATCCGGATACCATGGATACCTTTGTGGACTCTTCCTGGTATTTCTTACGGTATACCGATCCTAAAAACGATAAACTACCGTTTGATCCTAAGAAAGCCAATCAATGGATGCCAATTGATGAGTATATTGGCGGTATCGAGCATGCCACGGGCCATTTGATATATTTTCGCTTCTTTACCAAGGTGCTAAGGGATTTAGGTTTTGTGAGCTGTTCGGAGCCTTGTATCACACTTCATACCCATGGGATGGTTAAACTTCACGGCATTACGATGTCTAGCTCCAAACGGCATGGGGTCTGGTTGGGTGACTTCTTAAAAGAGCATGGGGCTGATGTTTGTAAACTTTCGGTGCTTTTTGCGGCTCCGCCGGAAAAAGAGATTGACTGGACTGATGACTTAGTAATCGGTGTGAAGCGATTTATAAATCGGGTCAAGGTTTTATTTACTGAGCATACCCCGGTTTTGGAACTCAAAGACGCAACTGATAACCAATATCCATTACGAGAATATATCAAAACTGATAAAGAACGCGAGCTTTATATTCGGCTCAATCAGACAATAAAGAAGGTAATCGAAGACTCAGAACGTATTCAGTATAACACCGCCATTGCGGCGTTAATGGAGTTCTTAAACGACTTAACCGCATTTGCGGATAAAACGAGCACGGTATTTCGTTATGCCTTAGGGGTTTTCTTGCGGCTTTTGGCACCATTCGCGCCGCATATTTGTGAGTATTTCTGGCTTAAGTATGCTAATAAAGCATGTAGTATTTTTGAAGAAACTCTACCTGATTACGATCCAACCGCGATAAGTTTTGAGACTATTACCATACCGATTCAAATTCAAGGTCGGTTGCGCTCTAAAATCGAGGTGCCTAAAGAGCTTAGCGATGAGGAGATCAAAAGCCAAGCTTTAGCTGACGAGAAGGTTAAAAAATACCTTACGGGGAAAAGCATCAAAAAAATTATTTATGTGCCTAAAAGATTAATAAATATTGTGCTTGAGGAATAGGGTAGGGGTTAAAAAACCTCTTGACAAGAGTTAATTTTTAATTATAATTCTAAGGGTAGGGTAAGTTTGGTGTAAGTATTTGTATAACTTAATCAGGCGCCGGGATGAGAGATAGTAGTAAGGACGAAAAAAGATATAATAAGGCACGGGTAAGACTAAGCTTTTCTCTCATTCCCGGCTTTTTGAAGTGGCTCTGCCACCCCGTGCTAAAAATTATAAGGAGGTTACAAAATGCGTAACACAATATACGCTGTAGCCGTGTTATTAGTTATTAGCACTGTCTGGGCTAATAAGGTCCAATACCAGACTCCTGATGTTCCTGAGGTGGTGCCAGTTAAGTCCCGGTTAGTATGGAAGAGCGCTGTTTTGCCTACCGACCAAATCTACGATACTTTATACTATCATGATAATACTCCTTATTACTACTTCGGTGCTGCCTATCGTTTTCGAATGGCCCGAATGACTCCAATAGCACCCTGTTCCCTAATTAGCGTATTAACGGCTAAATATGTCAAGG
This window encodes:
- the mltG gene encoding endolytic transglycosylase MltG, which encodes MRLLVSLLLLFLSTKPTATKTITIYPKETCSSVARKLTDAGVISNPNVFIIWSRILGYDKKIKPGRYRFSSNERILRVLKALSAGGEHRVFVTIPEGYTIKQIAELLEKEGICASEKFYEACHNRALISSLNIKAQSLEGYLFPDSYDFLFNSEPAEIINRMVKRFFEVIRKITIPKNPYWLDSVVRIASLVEKEAKVLEERPLIASVFYNRLQRRMPLQSCATIQYILLYPKDVLTIEDTKIPSPYNTYLNPGLPPTAICNPGEASLRAAIFPKKTDYLYFAVDKDGRHHFSRTFAEHERFLRTKRNANNH
- a CDS encoding zf-HC2 domain-containing protein, with translation MIDCYNIKYYLFEYIDGELNQELRVAITEHLSLCPHCSELHQAYSRLISFCQHCCNLEVPKEIHDELWNFLGKFIEPPSNPKFHHRVTKPRHRSKDR
- a CDS encoding Hsp20/alpha crystallin family protein — encoded protein: MTRWLTTWEPLKELEELRRELDDWFFGFTRPQRGLRSMLSRSFTPAVDVIDKKDKIVIKAEVPGVDKKDMSISITDDEVTIKGEIKREEEVNEKDYYRCERVYGSFSRTIPIPTTIDKSQAKATYKDGILEIVLPKAESEKPKELKLEIE
- a CDS encoding T9SS type A sorting domain-containing protein — translated: MKKTIIMVLIIISWVLAIGRQDIVGYTTYDWQVGGPMPTRCRTAAVCNGIHVCWVFSNFNPANDRNLGYNYYDFTTRQWRWPTGMNIYPQRSGFGNLDYDPITGVAVASAHQSISGSLRISCAKDQAIGSGLFEYCPGPEGFSDGIVSVGSNQAIHCAMLGYNTDTLWYARIQPWCSWTTPINICSPALTPGYSSQALAASKVSDKVIIAWQCCHGVYPEPVYYRFSNDGGINWTQPIQLPAPAPGVSFHVSSLFVMFDNQDNFHIVASVSDTGRTAPAAIWHYSPVFNPPWSLVYRYAPETLAAPCGYNAIFATRPSIVQSPTTGYLYIVWEQFDSLNYEPATNLARAEIWLIESSDNGQSWHHPRPITIPNTTSKRFPAAGGVFADTLVVAYLIDSIAGFEMYNQGRATVNPVVCHFIPLPYAQIEETTQHLISFADNCTITPNLVNSQINVHYSTSRAGEVLLKLYTPAGRLVKTITEYRTPGKYTLTISTQDLKPGVYLLRLNLPSRSLAQKLIKR
- a CDS encoding radical SAM protein, whose protein sequence is MLQIESLPQKPIFIDWAITTNCYLTCTHCRYLTLKGKRTRYPELNSQEAEVLASKIAESSPQWVLIEGGEPLLRKDIFQIIKVLKAKNFALPVFIISSGMGFTKALASNLASVGAKVLISVDSVDPDIYQKIRQGADFVEMINAILIAQEEKILDSINVTLQPANAQPQEINRLGRFLDAMGIKKVNFLGLKPVSSNLKHQHLVAELPKLFSSIVSIQNRYNLEVYVDEPFYKAWCQKNKTFSSPKETAGPIVVEARAGCIFGEYLFVEPDGKLKPCSFSPVTIEELGWDEIIKIQDKKNRHGKCGKCKYQAICGGCRVRSYVLTGDWYATDPYCPL
- a CDS encoding DUF1464 family protein, whose protein sequence is MIKNPIKKIVGIDPGTKSFDIYGVIFDNQKETPFLDLSIPSAEVAQNPEVLLDPLVKHLPIEGIIGPSGYGLPVTKLIDACDKDLELILPLEKKDAGGVSVNEGIKKLFYKMKKLALPVYFTPGVIHLPTVPYYRKLNRMDLGTADKLCIAVLAIKDQMQRLGLSAKKTSFILLEMGYGFTAAIAVKNGQVIDGLGGTSGFPGHLGSGHLDGELAIRFNKMPQKILFQGGAQSLLSRPNGTLKDLISNKDAFSLLIESALKDIAVLLISHSKPKEIILSGRLAREKPIRQALVRAIKQHFPKLSLRYITRHAKVAKEAAEGAVVLGAGLLGIKYQDIIESLQIHKASGTMYDYIKLLPIKP
- the ruvX gene encoding Holliday junction resolvase RuvX, with translation MGRILAIDFGTKRIGLAISDETQLIATGLDSIVYKEVSEVITKLKSIITEKNVEKIILGYPLSMSGKITRLGLLVLEFKSLIEKNLQIPVELLDERLTTEIAKQIQERVKRKPTPSKGILDKISAILILQDYLQRIRKP
- a CDS encoding DHH family phosphoesterase encodes the protein MWAVKQVDCEERVAELARRLDLPEEIVRTLYLRGHKTVETIKGFLEARLSELYPFETLPDIKLAVERIKQSIDLQTPILIWGHEDLDGITSVIILTETIKELGGIVYNYIPTKGKEPHGINIPKALEYHVAGVKLIITVDCGITNHNEIKELRAQSVDVIVTDHHEVLDNLPPAIANVNPKRIDSKYPFDQLAACGIAFKLAWALYSNFYGWTIEDFVTKKPEFLIWTMLGTIADRVPLINENRILAKHGLELITENSRPIIKAIVKKLNSNNAVTTDKIINEIVPLFASANGNEACRYFQSQNEEEILSWLDKLQAESQAWRALAKENLQLAEKIAEISEGIIIIYNENLSLKTLGHIAGKFKDQYQLPVIVLGKKTTDWVAECRGINGIDLIEMLKAHSDLLITYGGHKKACGFTIANDKLTTFIAKIKEYAKANFVGKIIQENIVLADAFLPIRSLPLEVIKKLPPFGEGNPSPIFISKDTAVSVINNNLYFIERPDLSAVISGDKITSKIFEFYPERVFADILYTTTERGEIVILSVDYPQ
- a CDS encoding sigma-70 family RNA polymerase sigma factor; amino-acid sequence: MSDKIITTEPIQDTITDQAIPIEHKKPEIKALTKKPQPQALPVADSELVKKAQAGDNNAFTELVRRYEHKVYNIAYRMLGNEEEAKDAMQDVFIRVYKFLRKFQSKSSFYTWLYRITTNVCLTRLKNRQKLESKTESLDEPTRLQEDEVERELPDYRQNPEELYLRERMREALQMAINELPSDYRAVVVLRDLQGLSNKEVSKALKISVAAVKSRLHRGRVFLREKLEKYLQQ